Part of the Synechococcus sp. HK01-R genome is shown below.
GGAAGCAGAGCGACGCCAGCATCAGCAGGGCCATTGCCGAGATGAATAGGGGTGCCACGACCACCGTGAGATTCAGTCTGGAGATCACGCTGAAGAACATCACAGCCACCACGGCGGCAATGAGCAGGGTGGAACCTGTGAGCAGTTCAATCGCCCGGATCGTCAGTTGCATGCGCCGGCGATAGCAACGCCGCTCCTGCTCATCGATTGGGTTCCCAGCCAGAACACCCTCCTTGGCGCGCTTGGCGGCA
Proteins encoded:
- a CDS encoding DUF2721 domain-containing protein, with translation MVMQPETLSKAIQLSVAPVFLLAGIGALLNVISTRLARIVDAAKRAKEGVLAGNPIDEQERRCYRRRMQLTIRAIELLTGSTLLIAAVVAVMFFSVISRLNLTVVVAPLFISAMALLMLASLCFLREVQLASRHLHQLI